One Pseudochaenichthys georgianus unplaced genomic scaffold, fPseGeo1.2 scaffold_511_arrow_ctg1, whole genome shotgun sequence DNA window includes the following coding sequences:
- the LOC117442967 gene encoding tetratricopeptide repeat protein 39B yields MAHHVGNGGAEEEDCFEDAYDRIPAACKMDLHTAIQETQCALNLVLNNKFSEALDLLKPWSSDSMYHALGYSTILVMQATMTFEHRDIQTAMSTIKDALQTCQRFRKRNSVVGSLSSLISKQSNLQEEEMHAEICYAECLLQKATLTFVQDENMLSFIKGGLKIRTSFQIYKECQNSLSAARDVQSDAFKQFEGGVKLGIGSFNLMLSLLPQRILRLLEFIGFSGNRGFGLSQLREGASSQSLRSVLCALTLLFYNTYVSLILGTGEGNLLEAESLLEPYQQKYPKGSIILFYSARISALRGNFEKARAMYEECISSQQEWKQIHHLCYWELMWTHSYQQEWQQAYLYADLLCQESRWSKAIYVYQKAAILSMMTEEEVKKTGEDIMELFRQVEGLKQRLAGKSIPTEKFAVRKSRRYKAASPIPLVIPALEMMYVWNGFTIVGKRADSTEALLVTIETAEKQLRNDPSPSEFHPDDSCLVQMLKGLCLKHLGRLLQAELCFTQVLSSESRIRYDHYLIPFTLYELGLLHKQQGDFAKATTYIENAKTNYKDYSMESRLHFRIHAALSSLKGSPVGTP; encoded by the exons agcgTGTAAGATGGACCTGCACACGGCCATCCAGGAGACTCAGTGCGCTCTGAACCTGGTCCTCAACAACAAGTTCTCCGAAGCCCTGGACCTCCTCAAACcatg gtccaGTGACAGTATGTACCATGCTCTGGGATACAGCACCATCTTAGTGATGCAGGCCACCATGACCTTCGAGCACAGAGACATCCAGACGGCCATGTCCACCATCAAGGACGCTCTGCAGACCTGCCAGAG GTTCAGGAAGAGGAACTCGGTGGTTGGCTCTCTGTCCAGTCTGATCAGCAAGCAGTCCAACCTGCAggaag aggAGATGCACGCAGAGATCTGCTACGCTGAGTGTCTCCTGCAGAAAGCCACGCTGACCTTCGTTCAG GACGAAAACATGCTCAGCTTCATAAAAGGCGGACTCAAGATTCGGACCAGCTTCCAGATCTACAA GGAATGTCAGAACTCTCTGAGCGCCGCTCGGGACGTTCAGTCGGACGCCTTCAAGCAGTTCGAGGGCGGCGTGAAGCTCGGCATCGGCTCCTTCAACCTG ATGCTGTCTCTTCTCCCGCAGAGGATCCTGAGGTTGTTGGAGTTCATCGGATTCTCAGGAAACCGG ggcttTGGTTTGTCTCAGCTGAGGGAGGGAGCCTCGAGTCAGAGTCTTCGATCCGTCCTCTGCGCCCTCACGCTGCTCTTCTACAACACATACGTCTCCCTGATACTCG gaactggagagggaaacCTTCTGGAGGCGGAGTCTCTGCTGGAGCCGTACCAACAGAAGTACCCCAAA GGCTCCATCATTCTCTTCTACTCCGCGCGCATCTCAGCGCTGCGAGGGAACTTCGAGAAG GCGCGGGCGATGTACGAGGAGTGCATCAGCAGCCAGCAGGAGTGGAAGCAGATCCACCACCTGTGCTACTGGGAGCTGATGTGGACCCACTCCTACCAGCAGGAGTGGCAGCAGGCGTACCTCTACGCTGACCTGCTGTGCCAGGAGAGCCGCTGGTCCAAG GCTATTTATGTGTACCAGAAGGCGGCCATCCTCagcatgatgacagaggaggagGTAAAGAAGACGGGGGAAGACATCATGGAGCTCTTTAG gcaggtggaggggctgAAACAGCGGCTGGCGGGGAAGTCGATCCCAACGGAGAAATTTGCCGTGAGGAAATCCAGACGCTACAAAGCTGCTAGCCCCATCCCCCTGGTCATCCCCGCACTG GAGATGATGTACGTCTGGAACGGTTTCACCATCGTTGGGAAGAGAGCTGACAGCACCGAGGCCTTGCTGGTAACCATAGAGACGGCAGAGAAGCAGCTACGCAACGACCCCA GCCCGTCAGAGTTTCATCCCGACGACAGCTGCCTGGTCCAGATGTTGAAGGGTCTCTGTCTGAAACACCTGGGCAGGTTACTGCAGGCAGAGCTCTGCTTCACACAGGTCCTctccag CGAGAGCCGTATCAGGTACGATCACTACTTGATTCCCTTCACTCTGTACGAGCTGGGGCTGCTTCACAAACAGCAGGGAGACTTCGCCAAGGCCACCACCTACATCGAAAACGCCAA GACGAACTACAAGGATTACTCCATGGAGTCCCGGCTTCACTTCAGGATCCACGCGGCTCTGAGCAGCCTCAAAGGGTCTCCTGTAGGCACCCCATAA